The Anopheles gambiae chromosome 2, idAnoGambNW_F1_1, whole genome shotgun sequence genomic sequence TCAGTCTAatttaaacacaaacaaagaaaaggaccaaaaaaacatacatcacATACATTTGCTTAATCCACAAAATAGTGCCCACGCCCCGCTTAAGCgttgataataaaacaaacccccaataataataataataaaacaacctGTTTAAAATCGGCTTCCTACACACATCGACATGTATATGGCATGGAAATGTGAATACTTGTTTTTGCGGAAATGCATGGTAGCTTCAAAATTAAGTAATAATGGTACACTATACAATTCAAGTGACTGGAATAATGCCTGCTACACGGAAAGCAGCAGAGCGCCCTGAAGCAGCATTACGCTTACGCAAAACTACAACAAATAACAACTTAAAAAATGCTCTATCCAACAATCATACCCTTACACCCCCAACCCCTTCTTTTCCCTTCCTTGGAATGACTATCGCTCGCGGCGCTTAAGTATGTCGAACAGCACGTCCTGCGTACCGTTCTCCTCCTGCTCGCTGTCGTCCGACAGGTAGTTCCGGTTCTCCACCACCAGATGGTCCGAGTCGTCCGCGTCGCGTGCCTCGTTCACCAGCAGCGGTCGGTACTGACCACCCTTGAACCGTACTCCAGctgcactaccaccaccaccaccaccaccaccaacactgcCCCCGGTGCCACCATTGCCGAACTTGAGGCTACCGTTTTTGCCTACCAATCCACCAGCGGATGGGCGCatgtcgtcgtcctcgtcgtcgtggtcCTCGAGGTAGCCACCGGTGGATTTGTCTAGCGAGGAGAGCGCCGATTTGGTCGTTTCATCCCGGTAGGTTAGGAATTTATGCACCACGTGGCAGCAGATACCGCCCAGACACATGACCAGCCCGAGTACATTGACCGTGCTGAGATGTTCGTCGTTCAACTCCACCGCGAGTATCAGTTGGCAAATTTCcttggaattaaaaaaaatgcaaaaaaaaaaacaatttaattatttgttttggcTTTACTAACAGGACCTCCTTTCATTCCAATTGTGGACCAGATAATTGCCTATTATGCTACGAATAAGTCATTTGGACACGAGATTGGCATTTTAGAAAAACGCGACATTTTGaagttttaatttcaaatagGGTAATTGTACCTGGTTTCGGCAAGGTAACTAAAAACGTGTAATCATGCAAAAACGCGTTGAAAATTGTCccaacacatattttttaaatagagaTATACtcgccggtctggtggtacagtcgtcaactcgtacgacgtaacaacatgcccgtcatgggccAGCCcagaatagaccgtgcccccatacgtaggactgactatcctgttatggtaacacaaagtcactgaaagccaagctcactccactagtgggtactggcaggccttgaccgacagcggttgttgtgccaaagaagaagaagatactcAATATCTTATCCGGTATTCATCACTATCTTATCGGTATTCATATGCGAggttttaaataatttccttgcacatttttcaaaatattaaacaaaatgtgcagagTTTGACATTTTCGGTTGATTTGTTATCGGCCAATTTCGGCTGTTTTCGATATTAAGAGAACCAGAAAAGTAAACCAATTAAAGTGTGGTTTTTATGAGAGATTCTATGGTTGCAGAATTTATTCTAACCCGTTtagaattaaaaaatcatgaaaaacaagtaattattcactttaaatgctgccgaaaataggtacacgataaatgttgatttttgacagatGAATGCTTtgggctcctgccgaaacttgGAATaataacacacttttgatTTTGCTGAATATTGATTTAAATCGTCGACACATAAAACAACATTTCTTGTATCAAATAACACTAATTTAACTATAAACAATCCAATAActtgagagaaaaataataatttgtaagTCAGTGGTAGCCGTACTCCATAGCCATCAGACTGTCTCTTTTCTTCAATGCCTActacagtcagtccaaaaagtattcgtctagctgaatatttcacagaaaaaggcgaattatggccgcaatacGTATGGGGcgataaaagtaatgatgaggtttgataaagggaccatcaatatacacgttttgctaaaaaataagcatttaaatagtgcaatagcaaccaaagtacataaaaaactaaaaaaaaagtcgtttgatgggcgcgcaaaaagtattcgtccatcTAGCTTTTTAATTATCTACACTGGACAAACACTACGTAGacgtgaattaaatttattattatcaatctGCTGGTGACTTCCTTCTAAATTaatgcatttctgttgtttcaattgcacttcaaGCGGTCAGAGAGGCACTAAAGGCGGGGGAGTTAAATGATTGAAGCTTGATGACGAAAATCGTATCTTTAATTTATGCATAACCTATCCTACCCATTTTTAAAGGTTACAAAATATGTGGTAGGCCTCGTTCCTTCATTTGATCAGagtttggccatttttctgaTACTAATTGTGTGACAAACTGCCATGTAAGCAGCCATATTTGGCGGTTAATCTAACGATAGAAGCGGTTTAATGtccaaaaaatcaaactttaCCCAGGAATAAGTGCATTTTGTGATGGCCAATAAGATCAGGAAAAGAGATCGGTCACATTTAGTTGATGggtcatgctgcatttcatcGTATTTGGTCATGTAATAGCTTGAATGAGTGAGTTGTTACaatcatgttttgtttgaataatatcATACACAAAAAGGGACCAAATCTGTTAAGgtgcatcaaataattcaggaatttatttcaaattaggctctactaacatattaaaacatgtttaaatcgCCAAGGTCATACGGCCGACGTCTACCATAGCGAAAACAGTCTACTAAGATGCAACATCAAAAACTCGTGTAACGGTAGCATCATGAAGTCATGATACTAGGGCTCAGTGAGGTAAGGTAAGCtagaaaaattattcaaaatgatAGGAGACGAGATGGTGAAACATATTAATGCAGTTTTTAAGTACTTTGAGTCCCAGTTCTGAGAAATTTTACTTAAAATGTATCACATGTTTCAAGAACAGTCGAGCTGGAGAACATACAGGGCATTGTCATTTGCCCAAAACGCCAAACCAGCTGAAACcaaactgatgaaaatgatttagtAGACTCTCAATATGATATCAGTTGCCATTTTCAATGGAACTTGGCCACGCAGTCCGGAAATGCAATATTTCTACCAGAGAATAATGGAAACAAGTCTTGTAGGATGATTGTATCAAAAATACGCCTTTTTAAAGGTTCAAATGAGTTCTTGCGTTGTGCAAGTAGTCACCAATAGtcataaatgcaataagaaaCAAGATCAGGACATTTTTTGATTCCATAACGTTTGTTTTCATACGCATATTACGCCAAAAGCCtgatagacgaatactttttgcgcaccaatcaaataactttttttaatttttcaaataatttagttgctattgcactattttaatgcttatttttagcAGTACGTGTGCATTGATAgtccctttatcaaaccccatgattacttttaccaccccttgcctattgcggccataattcgcctgctcctgcaaaatattcagctagacgaatactttttggattGATTGTATGTTTGCAACTCACATCAAAGAGACTGTAAAAACTGCCAGCAAAATTACCAACATGGGcaacataaaatcaataatttaAGTGCTTTTCAACACCAATCTTACGATAGTGAGAGTTTAGAACTGTTTTAAACAGTTTTGTCTACCTATTTCCATTGATTAAACCATTTTCCGACCCGTATTCgcgttgccgaaaataggagaaCAGCCTGCCgtaaataggaacaaaaacagtgtttgAATTTTCAGGAATATCTCccaaaaaatacaattaaatCGGCAAATAAAACATAGCACAACATGAAACGATGGTTTATCGTCCAAAATAATGTCACTATCatgaacaataataaaaattgtaagtttaccagcatttttttttttttttttgtgaaactgctgcactaaccTGCCCAATACGAATACAGTTACGCTAAAAGAATTTTAAAgattaaatcaaattttaataaGGGCAAAATAAGGGCAGGCAAAAGCGAACGGTTTCCAACGTGTGTCGTCGCGTAAAAAGAGAGAGACGAGCGATTCAGGCAAGATTAGGGAAACTTTACTCCGGAAAATCGGGTTTGCAATGAAAGCAAAATAGAATAGAAGAACAAATAATAAGAAGGTTGGACACCAAATATGCTAGTTCCggcaattaaacaaaaaaaatataaattataccCCAATATTTGGCAATTGCTAGAATGCAGTGCACACTTTTGTGAGACTCACTGTAAATACCGCTTCGCTCACACCTTGTGTCAAGTCACCTTGGGTTTGTAGCGCACTGTCAAAATAACAACGCTGCACCGGCGTACgaacatacacacgcaaaacACACCGCCAACCAACAAAACACGTCTGTTTTGCGCTCAAACGCAGTTTACAACGCATTGTTTTCcttgcaagcaaaacaaaaacccacccaACACAATGCAGAACAACGTAAAGAACATATTCGACAGCTTCAACGATTATCTCGTGAAGGAGCAGGAGCTGCGTACGGTAAGTGTGGAATGCGGGGGGAAACAGCTGCCAACAACCGGCCAGTCAGCAGACAACTCTTAACCCTCCCTCTTCAAATGCCAGGAAATACGTGACATCGTCCGGGACATAGATCAGGCAGCGAAGGAAGCGGCCATCGCGCTGCAAGTCATCCACAGCAGCATCGCCGACGTGTCGGCGGCCTGCGCGAAGGCGCGCACCTTCTTCGATACCTGTCGCGAAGGGTACGCAAAGCTGGCCGCACTCATCCCAGCCGGACAGTACTACCGGTACCATGACCACTGGCACTACATGACGCAGCGCATTGTGTTTCTGATCGCCCTGACGATTTATCTCGAGAAAGGATTCCTCGTCACGCGCGATACGGCGGCAGACATTTTGGGCTGTAAGTGTGGTCTAACCAATCTTATAGAAGCAAATTTAGACACTGTTGTTAAATCGGTTATGTATGTGCTCTCTTGTTCCAGTGTCCGTCAGTCAGCAGCAAGGATTCCATCTGGACATCGAAGACTATCTGGTTGGCATTTTGCAGCTCGCCTCGGAGTTGGTAAGTAATCCCATAAAAAAACCGTTTTCGTACCCTAGATTGGCTTTACAAGTACAACGAACGAACTTCCATCCGCTTTCAGAGCCGCTATGCCGTCAACTCGGTTATACTGGGTGACTACGAAAAGCCGCTGACGATTTCCAAGTTTGTCGCCGATCTCAACTCGGGCTTCCGGCTGCTGAATCTCAAGAACGATTCGCTGCGCAAACGCTTCGACGCACTGAAGTACGATGTGAAGAAGATAGAGGAAATCGTGTACGACATCAGCATACGGGGTTTGCGGACCGAAGcgactggtgctgctgctgctgttggtggtggtaccacagcagcagaagcaccaTCCGCTCCCATAGCCGAACCAGCGGCAGCGGAGGAAAAACAAGCTTAAAGGGACACAATTAGCGCGCGTTTCCTTTGGAGGCAACGCGATGAATTTTTTCACCATTTCCAACAGTTCCTTTGCATTTGAGTTTTTGTTGGCACTGTACTAACCGGATTTACCTTATGAAATAAATGGATTTTTCTACAATAATATAATAGAAAAGATTTGGGTACCTACCTTAAATATGCCCGCAACGGACAGGGTCAGACTAGAGGTGTTGGTGAGGACCATAAACTCGCTCACCTCCATCGCGAACGCTATGAACGCTCCGATGGAAATTTTCGCCCACATATCGACCACAACGGCCGACGGTAGCTGCTGCACCAGGTCGTAACCTTCGAGAAGCTTTCGTCctgcgaaaaaaaaggacgGGAAAATTCAAAAACCCTGCTAAGCCACTCTAAAGCCCGGTTGAGCCATACCTTCAAATCCGATGGTAAACGGCAGTACGGACAGTATCATCCATGGCTGCATGTGGAATATCATATCGATCGGGTTGTGCAGACCGAGCTTCGACTTTTGCATGATCAGCTGCGCAAACGTCCAACGGATGCCACTCGAAAGGGAGGCAAACAGCAGGAAGGAAAAGCCGAGCGCATCGAACTGGGTCGATTTGTAGGTGAACATGAACAGTCCGCCGGAGATCATGACGACAATGGCCCCAAGCGACCAGCTCTATTTGataatgtgcaaaaaaatgcaatcgaTTAATATATCAAGGGGAAGGGAGTATCTATTTTTTGTCTTACCTTCTTCTCCAACTTCAGCAGTATGGCAAATATCAATATGAAGACGATCGTTGTGGATTTGGTCATTGTGTACCTTGATagggaatgaaaaaaacaaagcaaatgaaTTTCTTACCTTCATGACCCATTGCCACTTCCATCCAACTCCCCCAAACTTACAGTGATATTTTGACCAGCTCGAGACCCCAGTTCGAGAAGCTAATATCGATCCCGCTGGCCAACCCGGTGGGCAGTATCTTGCGCACCGACGTCCGCCAGTCGAGCAGGATGCGCGGTTTGCGCGTCACACAACGCAGCACGGCGCGCACGGccgccgccagcagcagcttgaTTACCAGATGGTACAGTACCACGAACAGCGGTAGCTTAAAGTGCTGCAGCAGATGCCGCTGGTAAAAGGTGAGCCCGATCGAGAGGGAAAAGTAGCAAACGATCAGCACGAGCGTTACGACGATCCGGTTCGTGAAGGCGTGCTTCTTGCGCGTATCGCCCCCGCCACCGTCCGCGTAACTTTTACTGCCCCCGGCGGTCGTGGTGACGATGTACTGGTTGTGGTGGCCATAGCTGGCGTGCAGACTGTTGTTGCTTTGGTGGTACTGACCGTGGTCCGATCGTCTGTTGGTTTCGAGCTCTATTTCTTCCTCCAGCCCGCCACCGGCTCCTTCCTGATCCGTCGTTTGCTTCACTCGTTCATACTTGATGTTGACCATGTTTTCTTGCTATGGTTCTAGTACGCCTGGTACTGGGACGCGTTTGCTAACTTTTAAGGGCAGAATGTGACTCGTCCGATGGCACAGAAAATACTCCAAACTGGATTTTGCTGCTGAAAGCTGTACTAACCCTATAGGAATCTACCTGGAATCTGCACGCGCCTCGGGCGTAGAAGGTAAATCCAATTCACTGGCATTAAATGCATTCGAAAGCTTGCAGAAAGCTATCACATAAGTCTGCGCGAGGGGTAAGATGATTGTGCCGTGTTCCAAAGCGtactgtgcgtgtgttgttcTTGTTTGAACGTTCCTATGGAAACGAAGGAAAAAGGTCAACTCGGTTAGCATTCGTCCCCACACACGCAGCCTCGCGAAATCGGGGTACGTACGTAATACTTGCCACGTTTGCCTCAACGTTCACCGGGCAGCATGCAGCGGTCTTTTCACCCCCCGGTATCTATCGGCAATTTGCAACATATGGTAGCGCTTGGGCAAGTGTGCTGGATGTTGTTGGGCAGTTGTTCATACCGGAAGCACGGCGACGATATATACACGATAGCGAACCGCGCGCGCACCACTCGCTGGTTGTGTGTTGAATTCTAATCCCGTTCCGTTCAACCTGTCTTATCACGGTCTTATCGCGCCTATCGCATGCACCGCTCACACCCCTGCACACTAATTACCCATCTGGATTGCCACCACCTCACTCCACTCGCTCAAGGTTCGACGACGACAACGCATTCGCTAGTGTACGGGGTTTCGGGGTACGGAACACACCACCAGCCTGCGCAACAATTTGTACCACCACAAcaccactactgctgctgctgctggaatgtGTGGTAAATACAGCTTCGTTGCTTCGTCGTTTCTTTACTGCGACTTTACAGTAACAAACGATTTTCAACTGGTGTTTGCACTGCTCGgaatgttgttgtgttgtgttgtgcgtgGATGAGCGACTGTGCATGTGTCGTTGTCGTCGGTGTGTGATAGCAATTTTCCCACCGCTCTTCCCTCACGGCCTTCGACGGCGCACGGTTAGAAAATAGCAAACCTCCAGCAGCGCGTGCTGACGTTTGACAAACTGTCAAACGCGAAAACCAaaaggagagagggagaaagaaaatcaaaaaaaaaaattcggCGCAACAAATTAGATTTCCAGTGATCCAGTAAAGAACGTTTTATTGTAGTATTATGGCCCCAAATATAAATACGAGTATATATTGCTGCTTTTTCTAAAAAGGGCACAGATCATTATTACATCTTTCCTTTGCTTCACAATCATTCCATTGcggttttaaatattttataatataATTTCTGAACATCATTCTGTTCGCACACTTAAACCAGGCTTATTGCAATCCATTCATTGTCTTCTTTGCATGATTTTCAGTCCGTACAGTGGAAATCCCTTCCCCTCGCTAAgtttctttttcacttttccGGCGTACCAGTATCACAGTCTTCACCGGAGGATACCGGTTCCTCTTtgcttccctccttttccgcCATCGGCTTCTGTTCCGGCCCGTTTGGTCGAAAGTACTGTTCCGTCTTAAACACGGCGACCGGTTCGTACAGTCCGTTCGCATTCCGGTTCGTCAACCGTTCGGAGGGCTTCGGTTTGCCGAAAATGTTGAGCGACTTGAGCAGCACGTTGATCGTTTTGTCCGGAATGTCTAGCTCTTCCTCCGCGATCTGCACCTGCTTCTCGACCGCGTCCAGGTTCCGACCGACCATTCCGACGAACTGCTCGAGCTTGTCGATCCGATCGCACAGCACGTCCAGCTCTGGCCGGAGGGCCAACAGCTGCGGCACGTTCTGCGTGAGCGCCACGCTCGATTCGGCCTTTACCAGCTCGAGCAGATTTTCAAACTCCTCCAGCCGCAGCATCATCCGGTCGATGCCGACAGAGATTGGCTTAAGCTGAAAAGAAAACGGGTCGAGAGTGTTTATTGCGTTTCGCTTGGAAATTCTGGAAGTGTTCATGCTAGCTACCTCCTGATCCAGATTGGAAGCTTTAAAGTAGCCGGAGTAATCCTGGGCCAGTTCTTCGGCCATCTTCGGTTGCTGTTTAGTGTTTCTCCCTGCCACTTGGTTTAATGTTCATATTTCCGAAAAGAAACGATTATTATCAACGCTTCCCAACGCGCTGCAGGACACGTTATCAGTATcagttgtgtttttgtggtgGATTTGTTTTCacgaaaggttttttttgcgtttgttttgcctttttgacAGCCGTTTTGTGGTTACAGCAGGGAGTTCACGACTTTTAGCTTCGATCAACTGCAAAAAGACAAAAACGACGGATCCGCACAACCCCGGAATGAGCCGCCGAATATTTCGCTtcagaaatgaaacaaaaaaaggaaacacttGCCTTGCTTTATAACAACCGTTTGTAGCAAATCGTTTATTACGAAATGAAAATGCATTACGAAGGAAAGAATGGAACCATTTTATGATTGCTTCGATTTGGCCGCCTCCCGCTCCAGTGCCCGCTGCTTCGCCTTCTCGTACAGCGGCATCAGCTGCCCGTTCTCGGCCAGCGCCTTCAGCAGCTCCACGATGAACGGCAGATAGTTGTGCTTGCGGCGAACGTTTTCCGTCCTGTATTGCTTCCGTTTCGCCGCCTCGTCCTCGATCAGCACGCGCAGATGATTGATCTTGTCCTGCTTCGCGTCCGTCTCCATCTCGGACTCGTCGCCCTGCAGCAGCTGATCGATCTGCTGCTGGTAGATCAGCTGCCGGTCCGACACGATGGCCATCAGGTTGAAATGGATCTCGCCCTTGCTGTACTTCAGCATTCGCTTCTCGATGATGGGTCGCACCACCTGCAGCCAATCCTGTCCCGGCCCGACCGCACCGTGGTCGATCGGACCCTCCTTCAGCCCGTCCAGCTCGTACAGCCGACCGTCCACCGGCACGTACCCGACGAAGTGGAACACGTCCTCCTTGCCCGAGCTCTTGTTGTCCAGCTCGAACAGCGTTTGCCGGGCGAACGAGTTGTGCACCGTGCGGATCTGGCTGGCATTGCTCAGCGCCAGGCCCTTGTTGTACGCGTCGAAGGTGCAGGCAAACTCCTTAAAATCTGTCAGCGTGCTACCGAGCTTAATGTCCGGATGGGTTGCGTTCAGCAGAATGCTCAGGATGGCCTGTGTAGCGCACGCGTTGTTGATGACCTGCTTCGCGAAGAAGATCTTCTCCAGCCGGCTGTCCTGCACGATCGATCCGGCCGGTTCATCGTCCTTTACCCACTTGAAGAGAAACACCAGCCCGTGCACTGGTCTGTAAATAAGCGAGAAAGGGTACGAAAAGAGAAATTATCAATGAATTTCAACGAAGCCGAAACAGAGCCGGAATTAGGGGTCGGGCGCTTACTCGAGATCCTTGAAACTGTTCTCATCCAAACTCCACAGCTCTTCCACCTGAACACCGTCCACGCCTGCGGGGTGTTGGGAAcgaaatgtttcattaaaattcatcaaaCACCATCTtgccaatgtttttttttttcgccggATTTTGTTTAACCACTAATTACCTACCGAACTCTTTGATAAGCTCTGTGAATACGCCGGGATCACTCTCGATCAGGCACCATTCTCCCGCACTGTCTGCCATCGGTATTTGCTAGCTGTGTGGAGTGTTTAAGCAGCTTAAAACGAGTGCCGGTGTTGCCGGATCGAAACAGAAAGTAATGCTGGACTTGCGAATTTATTTGAGATCAGAAATAAAACCGTACCAAGGACGCTTTTGCTACGCAATCtgatttgccattttttgacACATGACAATCCCTGCGCACCATGGTCGATCGCTGGAATTCATCGACGAGGTGGACATCCGGCAGCgcaatttagaaaaaaatcatgaaaagtAAAACTGCTGTCGGTCT encodes the following:
- the LOC1276221 gene encoding solute carrier family 35 member C2; the protein is MVNIKYERVKQTTDQEGAGGGLEEEIELETNRRSDHGQYHQSNNSLHASYGHHNQYIVTTTAGGSKSYADGGGGDTRKKHAFTNRIVVTLVLIVCYFSLSIGLTFYQRHLLQHFKLPLFVVLYHLVIKLLLAAAVRAVLRCVTRKPRILLDWRTSVRKILPTGLASGIDISFSNWGLELVKISLYTMTKSTTIVFILIFAILLKLEKKSWSLGAIVVMISGGLFMFTYKSTQFDALGFSFLLFASLSSGIRWTFAQLIMQKSKLGLHNPIDMIFHMQPWMILSVLPFTIGFEGRKLLEGYDLVQQLPSAVVVDMWAKISIGAFIAFAMEVSEFMVLTNTSSLTLSVAGIFKEICQLILAVELNDEHLSTVNVLGLVMCLGGICCHVVHKFLTYRDETTKSALSSLDKSTGGYLEDHDDEDDDMRPSAGGLVGKNGSLKFGNGGTGGSVGGGGGGGGSAAGVRFKGGQYRPLLVNEARDADDSDHLVVENRNYLSDDSEQEENGTQDVLFDILKRRER
- the LOC1276220 gene encoding translin: MQNNVKNIFDSFNDYLVKEQELRTEIRDIVRDIDQAAKEAAIALQVIHSSIADVSAACAKARTFFDTCREGYAKLAALIPAGQYYRYHDHWHYMTQRIVFLIALTIYLEKGFLVTRDTAADILGLSVSQQQGFHLDIEDYLVGILQLASELSRYAVNSVILGDYEKPLTISKFVADLNSGFRLLNLKNDSLRKRFDALKYDVKKIEEIVYDISIRGLRTEATGAAAAVGGGTTAAEAPSAPIAEPAAAEEKQA
- the LOC1276222 gene encoding biogenesis of lysosome-related organelles complex 1 subunit 4 — translated: MAEELAQDYSGYFKASNLDQELKPISVGIDRMMLRLEEFENLLELVKAESSVALTQNVPQLLALRPELDVLCDRIDKLEQFVGMVGRNLDAVEKQVQIAEEELDIPDKTINVLLKSLNIFGKPKPSERLTNRNANGLYEPVAVFKTEQYFRPNGPEQKPMAEKEGSKEEPVSSGEDCDTGTPEK
- the LOC1276223 gene encoding ubiquitin carboxyl-terminal hydrolase isozyme L5 → MADSAGEWCLIESDPGVFTELIKEFGVDGVQVEELWSLDENSFKDLEPVHGLVFLFKWVKDDEPAGSIVQDSRLEKIFFAKQVINNACATQAILSILLNATHPDIKLGSTLTDFKEFACTFDAYNKGLALSNASQIRTVHNSFARQTLFELDNKSSGKEDVFHFVGYVPVDGRLYELDGLKEGPIDHGAVGPGQDWLQVVRPIIEKRMLKYSKGEIHFNLMAIVSDRQLIYQQQIDQLLQGDESEMETDAKQDKINHLRVLIEDEAAKRKQYRTENVRRKHNYLPFIVELLKALAENGQLMPLYEKAKQRALEREAAKSKQS